In a genomic window of Roseiflexus castenholzii DSM 13941:
- a CDS encoding cupin domain-containing protein: protein MLRFIDNGQYTRYLIGSAATSDENPANATYKLGFVRPHSAFTPHAHGAEHFVLSMGYASCGLYDHERETVAHVRLIPGSLLHIPALMPHSFNNRADSPLPLVIANTGMGIDHDDYAITAEIAEERARSGDEAAARLVTALRQLEAEMAVDRVHIEVSLRERLALLLRRLAGILEGGA from the coding sequence ATGCTGCGCTTCATCGATAACGGGCAGTACACCCGGTATCTGATCGGTTCTGCCGCCACCTCAGATGAGAATCCAGCGAATGCCACCTATAAACTGGGGTTTGTGCGCCCACACAGCGCCTTCACCCCGCATGCCCATGGCGCTGAACATTTTGTGCTGAGCATGGGGTATGCGTCGTGTGGGTTGTACGATCACGAACGCGAAACGGTCGCTCACGTGCGGTTGATCCCCGGCTCATTGCTCCACATTCCGGCGCTGATGCCGCATTCGTTCAACAACCGCGCCGACAGTCCGCTCCCGCTCGTCATTGCCAACACCGGCATGGGCATTGACCACGACGATTACGCGATTACAGCAGAGATAGCGGAAGAACGCGCGCGCAGCGGCGATGAAGCGGCAGCGCGGCTGGTAACGGCACTGCGGCAACTCGAAGCAGAAATGGCGGTTGACCGAGTCCACATCGAGGTATCGCTGCGCGAACGTCTGGCGCTCCTGCTGCGCCGGCTCGCAGGCATACTGGAAGGAGGCGCCTGA
- a CDS encoding ABC transporter permease yields MKCPHCLAELKYRERRDKKCPQCRKQFALEPRENALKMSDLRLRGLAERLSHQGTYRYTPTQLAHFAIRRELEPALKNGWVWKEPSTLVAAILFGAVFLIGMSCILFVVAETRSLSAAMTAILFGLVFGLAAAGIYYWTARSSNPYRRLLPVLETFATTYVSPWTSVHGPLPGQTTDQEIAALRRVPLHPSRVRAVLASPVAAVLDCLRINGLSERLGLALLPTDGPYLEADERTLALLRQNPRLPLLLIHDASVAGCLLPALLPGKWGLAPNHRVIDLGLRPRHVKQRRLPWKREQTPQELIDLLERRAQTPGGPGLDKDELEWLRQGFVTSALFIPPAQLVDVVTKAVERLAPAPVAAPPRTSAQSVDPEAQAQATARAVGFMTWPQR; encoded by the coding sequence ATGAAATGCCCGCATTGTCTTGCTGAACTGAAATACCGCGAACGCCGCGATAAAAAGTGCCCGCAGTGCCGGAAACAATTCGCCCTGGAGCCGCGCGAAAATGCGCTCAAAATGAGCGACCTCCGGCTGCGCGGACTCGCCGAACGTCTGAGTCATCAAGGAACATATCGCTACACACCGACGCAATTGGCGCACTTCGCCATCCGACGCGAACTGGAACCTGCGCTCAAAAATGGGTGGGTGTGGAAAGAACCGTCCACGTTGGTGGCTGCGATTCTATTTGGCGCGGTTTTCTTGATCGGTATGTCGTGCATATTATTTGTCGTGGCCGAGACTCGTTCGCTTTCGGCGGCTATGACCGCCATTCTTTTCGGCCTTGTTTTCGGACTGGCGGCGGCGGGTATCTATTACTGGACGGCTCGATCATCAAACCCCTACCGACGTCTGTTGCCGGTGCTGGAGACGTTTGCGACGACCTACGTCTCCCCCTGGACGAGTGTGCATGGACCGCTGCCTGGGCAAACAACCGATCAGGAAATTGCGGCGTTGCGCCGGGTTCCGTTGCATCCTTCACGGGTGCGCGCCGTGCTGGCATCGCCGGTTGCCGCAGTGCTCGACTGCCTGCGGATAAATGGTCTGTCGGAGCGCCTTGGTCTGGCGCTGCTTCCCACCGATGGACCATACCTGGAAGCCGATGAACGCACTCTTGCACTTCTGCGCCAGAATCCGCGTCTGCCGCTACTCCTGATCCACGACGCCAGTGTAGCCGGATGTTTGCTACCGGCGCTGTTGCCGGGCAAATGGGGTCTGGCGCCCAATCATCGTGTCATCGATCTGGGATTGCGCCCGCGCCACGTGAAGCAGCGGCGTTTGCCGTGGAAACGTGAACAGACGCCGCAGGAACTGATCGATCTGCTCGAACGCCGGGCGCAGACGCCGGGCGGACCGGGTCTGGACAAGGACGAACTTGAGTGGCTGCGCCAGGGTTTTGTGACCTCAGCACTCTTCATTCCGCCAGCCCAATTGGTCGATGTTGTGACGAAGGCTGTGGAGCGGCTGGCGCCCGCGCCGGTTGCCGCTCCACCACGCACATCGGCGCAGTCTGTTGACCCGGAGGCGCAGGCGCAGGCGACGGCGCGCGCCGTTGGGTTTATGACCTGGCCTCAGAGGTGA
- a CDS encoding asparagine synthetase B family protein, translating into MSGWLCATLTADGPEHDLAAMGATPVASSRHAAIGALPDGCHTGVFHADALVAVGAVTLFNRPQLLDALRRDGVILPEDCADGAILLHLYARRGPRGFAAADGMFALSILDGDDLVLVRDHVGTRTLFYTRAGKHWAASASLRALRAWSRLNARLNLNAVRAFLTFAYLPGSETLIDGVSEMLPGRCLRLCANGACYEDVFWEPREDEWDETLPAEAYTTRLRDLLEQAVAARLPAGQPVGVFLSGGIDSSLVTALAARLHDHSVHTYAINFGAEFPNELAYSSLVAAHCGTTHTVLTFDGETIADHLANTVALLDCPVGDPLTTPNMLLARAAARDGLSVILNGEGGDPVFGGPKNQPMLAFEFHRGDPNPMVRASAYLRSYQKCYDQIDHLLTADVLDALRDAPPLERHVQPYLESPRMTSYLNRLLYTNLRTKGAHHILPKVERMTTASSIEGRSPLFAFPLVDAAFAVPPALKLRGLHEKWILKQAVRDLLPPTILQRPKSGMLMPVQYWLHGPLRDLANDLLLGPQARARGLFREQVVRDWMQHRGLVWRRHGQFIWLLLTLELWLRAFDL; encoded by the coding sequence ATGAGCGGCTGGTTGTGTGCGACGCTGACCGCCGACGGACCTGAACACGATCTCGCAGCGATGGGCGCAACCCCGGTAGCGTCGAGTCGCCACGCGGCGATTGGCGCACTTCCTGACGGTTGCCACACCGGCGTGTTTCACGCCGATGCCCTGGTTGCGGTTGGGGCTGTGACGCTGTTCAATCGCCCTCAACTCCTCGATGCGCTGAGGCGCGATGGCGTCATTCTGCCGGAAGATTGCGCCGACGGCGCGATCCTGCTGCACCTGTATGCCCGTCGCGGTCCGCGCGGCTTCGCCGCCGCCGATGGCATGTTTGCGCTCTCCATCCTCGATGGGGATGATCTGGTGCTGGTGCGCGATCACGTCGGAACGCGCACCCTCTTCTATACGCGCGCCGGAAAGCACTGGGCAGCATCGGCGTCGCTGCGCGCCCTGCGCGCCTGGTCCCGCCTGAATGCGCGTCTCAATTTGAATGCCGTGCGCGCCTTCCTGACGTTTGCCTACCTGCCAGGAAGCGAAACGTTGATCGACGGCGTCTCCGAGATGCTTCCAGGGCGCTGTCTCCGTTTGTGCGCTAACGGCGCCTGCTACGAAGATGTGTTCTGGGAGCCGCGCGAAGACGAGTGGGATGAAACGCTTCCAGCAGAAGCGTATACCACGCGGTTGCGCGATCTGCTCGAACAGGCGGTTGCTGCGCGGCTCCCTGCCGGGCAGCCGGTCGGCGTCTTCCTTTCCGGCGGCATCGACAGCAGCCTGGTCACGGCGCTGGCGGCACGACTTCATGACCATTCGGTGCATACGTATGCGATTAATTTCGGTGCGGAATTCCCCAATGAACTGGCGTACTCTAGTCTAGTTGCCGCGCACTGCGGCACGACGCACACCGTGCTGACGTTTGATGGCGAAACTATTGCCGATCACCTGGCAAACACCGTGGCGCTGCTCGATTGTCCGGTTGGCGATCCGCTGACGACGCCGAATATGCTGCTGGCACGCGCCGCAGCGCGCGATGGTTTGTCGGTTATCCTGAATGGCGAAGGCGGCGACCCGGTGTTTGGCGGTCCTAAGAACCAGCCGATGCTGGCTTTCGAGTTCCACCGTGGCGACCCGAACCCGATGGTGCGCGCAAGCGCCTATTTGCGCTCGTACCAGAAGTGTTACGACCAGATTGATCACCTGCTCACGGCTGACGTGCTCGATGCTTTGCGTGATGCGCCGCCGCTGGAGCGCCACGTCCAACCGTACCTCGAATCGCCGCGCATGACATCGTATCTGAATCGCCTGCTGTACACGAACCTACGCACGAAAGGCGCCCACCATATTTTGCCGAAGGTCGAACGGATGACGACTGCAAGCAGCATCGAAGGACGTTCGCCGCTCTTCGCGTTTCCGCTGGTTGACGCCGCATTTGCTGTACCCCCTGCGCTCAAACTGCGCGGTTTGCATGAGAAATGGATTCTGAAACAGGCTGTGCGCGACCTGCTGCCGCCAACCATCCTGCAACGTCCGAAGAGTGGTATGCTGATGCCGGTGCAGTACTGGCTGCACGGTCCGTTGCGCGATCTGGCGAACGATCTGTTGTTGGGACCGCAGGCGCGCGCGCGGGGACTGTTCCGTGAGCAGGTGGTGCGCGACTGGATGCAGCACCGGGGACTCGTCTGGCGACGCCATGGTCAGTTCATTTGGCTGCTGCTCACCCTCGAACTGTGGCTGCGCGCGTTCGATCTGTAG
- a CDS encoding ribonuclease activity regulator RraA, whose translation MVSDEIVTVDRLPPADITLPIQGRIVRPEHALIEQLRDVSSAMASTTLYKMGVQRTFIRGPLPRTVGRRVVGPAVTLQFMPQREDVPSGMGPEHAEKSSALWMVFETVEPGDVLVVQAFGDPYTGCVGEMLTTCFKGRGGVGMVVDGCVRDWTRIRELDVPLWSVGFTPNYATQAGLMPWGYNVPVACGGVLVLPGDIVIADDDGAVIVPQQLASEVVRVARRHAEWEEFSRMKLAQGGSPQVYYPLSAEGRHEYEEWRRQQGEGVKVESSRRKG comes from the coding sequence ATGGTTTCAGACGAAATTGTGACGGTTGACCGCCTGCCTCCCGCCGACATTACCCTGCCGATTCAGGGGCGCATTGTGCGCCCAGAGCACGCGCTGATCGAGCAGTTGCGCGATGTGAGCAGTGCGATGGCGAGTACGACTCTGTACAAAATGGGAGTGCAGCGCACCTTCATCCGTGGACCGCTGCCGCGCACCGTGGGTCGCCGAGTTGTCGGTCCGGCGGTGACGCTTCAGTTCATGCCGCAACGTGAGGATGTTCCGTCCGGGATGGGACCGGAACACGCCGAAAAGAGCAGCGCGCTGTGGATGGTCTTCGAGACGGTCGAGCCAGGTGATGTGCTCGTCGTACAGGCGTTCGGCGACCCCTACACCGGTTGCGTTGGTGAAATGTTGACGACGTGTTTCAAAGGGCGTGGCGGCGTCGGCATGGTTGTTGATGGATGTGTGCGCGATTGGACGCGCATTCGGGAACTGGATGTGCCACTCTGGTCGGTCGGGTTCACGCCCAACTACGCAACCCAGGCAGGGTTAATGCCGTGGGGGTACAACGTACCGGTGGCGTGCGGCGGCGTGCTGGTCTTGCCAGGCGACATTGTGATTGCCGATGATGATGGTGCTGTGATCGTTCCGCAGCAACTGGCGAGCGAAGTGGTGCGCGTCGCGCGTCGTCACGCAGAATGGGAAGAGTTCAGCCGCATGAAACTGGCGCAGGGGGGATCGCCGCAGGTCTACTACCCGTTGAGCGCGGAAGGGCGCCACGAGTACGAAGAATGGCGCAGGCAGCAGGGTGAAGGTGTGAAGGTTGAATCTTCTAGGAGGAAAGGTTGA
- a CDS encoding GNAT family N-acetyltransferase translates to MKPPASRPYRHSRDLDAVIDLILACRTGERIDLWPPVHEIRARLGTEDGARLWVDEGDRPVAFAMIWEGSVFLYFALPHAGDETLEAQAIAWAMAWARASAEQHGERVVLCVPVCNDDPYRAAMLARIGLRRGEWHMIRMRRLLHLPIADPSIPPGFVLRPAAGESEAPALVDLHHVAFATASETVGERLNWMRSPAYDSRLDLVAVAPNGALAAFCRCSVCVEEHVRLGSASAWVDLIGVHPVYRRQGLGRALLLLALQNMRAMGLNQALLSVGSWNSTAQHLFESCGFVTIGRVFWHVYDEEMEMAV, encoded by the coding sequence ATGAAGCCGCCTGCCAGTCGTCCCTACCGCCACTCCCGCGACCTCGACGCAGTCATCGACCTGATCCTTGCCTGCCGTACCGGAGAACGTATCGACCTATGGCCCCCCGTGCATGAGATCCGCGCCCGTCTCGGCACAGAAGATGGTGCGCGATTGTGGGTTGATGAGGGCGATCGTCCTGTGGCATTCGCTATGATCTGGGAAGGCAGCGTATTTTTGTACTTTGCTCTGCCACACGCCGGTGACGAAACACTCGAAGCGCAGGCGATTGCGTGGGCGATGGCGTGGGCGCGCGCCAGCGCTGAGCAGCACGGCGAACGCGTCGTTCTCTGTGTTCCCGTGTGCAACGACGACCCGTATCGTGCGGCAATGCTGGCGCGCATTGGTCTGCGCCGCGGGGAGTGGCACATGATCCGAATGCGTCGCCTGCTCCATCTCCCAATTGCCGATCCTTCAATTCCTCCTGGTTTTGTCCTGCGTCCTGCCGCAGGCGAATCTGAAGCGCCTGCACTCGTCGATCTCCATCATGTTGCGTTTGCGACCGCATCCGAAACAGTCGGCGAGCGGCTGAACTGGATGCGCAGTCCTGCGTATGATTCGCGCCTTGACCTGGTTGCTGTCGCTCCCAACGGCGCACTGGCGGCATTTTGCCGCTGTTCGGTCTGTGTCGAGGAGCATGTACGTCTCGGAAGTGCCAGCGCCTGGGTCGATCTGATCGGGGTGCATCCCGTGTATCGGCGTCAGGGTCTGGGGCGTGCGCTGTTGCTTCTGGCGCTGCAAAATATGCGCGCCATGGGACTGAATCAGGCGTTGCTCAGCGTCGGCAGTTGGAACAGCACCGCACAACATCTGTTCGAATCGTGTGGGTTTGTCACTATCGGTCGCGTCTTCTGGCACGTCTACGACGAAGAGATGGAGATGGCAGTATAA
- the fbp gene encoding fructose-1,6-bisphosphate aldolase/phosphatase, whose protein sequence is MAAELTISCIKADVGGFVGHSAIHPALKDEAGRQLEIARRHGLLIDFHVTACGDDLGLLMTHRLGVDNHDIHRLAWDVFDICTRVAKELKLYGAGQDLLKDAFSGNVRGMGPGIAEMTIVERLSEPIIVFFADKTSAGAWNLPLFRMFADPFNTAGLVISPAMHEGFRFRVLDVRKGETITLSTPEEMYDLLVFIGAPGRYVVESITAKSTGVIGAVSSTQRLALIAGRYVGKDDPVCIVRAQGEFPAVGEVLEPFTMPHIVEGWMRGSHYGPLMPCRIGDAHPGRFDGPPRVIALGFQIAEGRLIGPRDMFDDPSFDEARRLCNVIADHLRRHGPFEPHRLPMEEMEYTTLPEVMKKLADRWQPVNGHAVSPEQVAYQ, encoded by the coding sequence ATGGCAGCGGAATTGACGATCAGCTGCATCAAGGCTGATGTGGGCGGATTCGTCGGGCACTCGGCAATCCATCCGGCGTTGAAGGACGAGGCAGGACGTCAACTGGAAATCGCGCGCCGTCACGGTCTCTTGATCGATTTTCACGTCACTGCGTGCGGGGATGACCTGGGGTTGCTCATGACCCACCGCCTGGGTGTCGATAACCACGATATTCACCGTCTCGCCTGGGATGTGTTCGATATCTGCACCCGCGTGGCGAAGGAACTGAAACTGTACGGCGCCGGACAGGACCTGTTGAAGGATGCGTTTTCCGGCAATGTGCGCGGCATGGGTCCGGGCATCGCCGAGATGACCATCGTCGAGCGTCTATCAGAGCCGATCATTGTGTTCTTTGCCGATAAAACCAGCGCCGGCGCCTGGAACCTGCCGCTCTTCCGTATGTTTGCCGATCCGTTCAACACCGCAGGGCTGGTGATTTCACCGGCGATGCACGAAGGGTTTCGCTTCCGTGTGCTCGATGTGCGCAAGGGCGAGACGATCACCCTGAGCACACCGGAGGAGATGTACGATCTCCTCGTCTTCATTGGTGCACCAGGGCGCTACGTGGTAGAAAGCATAACGGCAAAGAGCACCGGCGTCATCGGTGCGGTGTCGTCTACACAACGGCTGGCGCTGATTGCCGGGCGCTACGTCGGGAAGGACGACCCGGTCTGTATTGTGCGGGCGCAGGGTGAGTTCCCGGCGGTCGGCGAGGTGCTGGAGCCATTCACGATGCCGCACATTGTCGAAGGATGGATGCGTGGATCGCACTACGGTCCGCTGATGCCCTGCCGCATCGGTGATGCCCATCCGGGGCGCTTCGACGGACCACCGCGGGTGATTGCGCTGGGGTTCCAGATCGCTGAGGGGCGGCTGATTGGACCGCGTGATATGTTCGATGATCCCAGTTTCGATGAGGCGCGTCGTCTGTGCAATGTCATCGCCGACCATCTGCGCCGTCATGGTCCCTTCGAGCCGCACCGCCTGCCGATGGAGGAGATGGAATATACCACGCTTCCAGAGGTGATGAAGAAACTGGCAGATCGCTGGCAGCCGGTGAATGGTCACGCGGTCAGCCCGGAGCAGGTGGCATACCAATGA
- a CDS encoding nitrilase-related carbon-nitrogen hydrolase has product MSTETGRTAILICSDLFDENARMNLNKRADLVIVPLARSFDGASPDLKRWLREERQAHTDAAYTRRVTALIVNACEDSAQPAAPFGGAMVVGPRGDILSESPHGTDEALISDI; this is encoded by the coding sequence CTGAGCACTGAGACCGGCAGGACGGCGATTCTGATCTGCAGTGATTTGTTCGACGAGAATGCCCGGATGAATCTGAATAAGCGCGCTGATCTTGTGATAGTCCCGCTGGCGCGCAGTTTCGACGGCGCTTCTCCCGATCTGAAGCGCTGGCTGCGCGAGGAGCGCCAGGCACACACCGATGCCGCCTACACCCGGAGAGTGACGGCGCTGATCGTCAATGCATGCGAAGACTCCGCGCAACCTGCGGCGCCATTCGGCGGTGCAATGGTCGTCGGCCCGCGCGGCGACATCCTGTCCGAGTCGCCGCACGGTACAGACGAAGCGCTCATTTCCGACATTTAG
- a CDS encoding LamG domain-containing protein has translation MKETFRPRLQSHWRRTQTGGGRLIVMPEGLRVLVAGATNRRYANAQIDDYTGLPRDRFPWRAPLRMTVVARVGTPILGTAGFGFWNAPISPIGRVLPVLPAAIWFFYASPPADMPLARGVPGSGWKVATIDATTRRALVWAPTAPFVLLANRLPAVYDRLWQRVQRALAISEALIPPPDDTFRAYTLEWLTGGARFLIDGQVVHETDCAPRGPLGFVAWVDNQWLIATPRGRFGWGLHAVPGAQWMEIAQVQIEG, from the coding sequence ATGAAGGAAACGTTTCGTCCCCGTCTTCAATCACACTGGCGGCGCACTCAGACCGGCGGCGGTCGTCTGATCGTTATGCCGGAGGGTCTACGTGTGCTTGTGGCAGGCGCGACGAACCGGCGCTACGCCAATGCGCAGATCGATGACTACACCGGTCTGCCGCGCGACCGTTTTCCCTGGCGCGCGCCGCTGCGCATGACCGTTGTGGCGCGAGTGGGGACGCCAATTCTGGGAACGGCAGGCTTTGGCTTCTGGAACGCTCCTATTTCGCCAATCGGCAGGGTATTGCCGGTGCTGCCCGCCGCGATCTGGTTCTTCTACGCTTCACCGCCTGCCGATATGCCGCTCGCGCGCGGCGTCCCCGGCTCTGGTTGGAAAGTCGCCACGATCGATGCCACCACCCGTCGCGCGCTGGTATGGGCGCCAACGGCGCCGTTCGTGCTGCTGGCAAACCGCCTGCCCGCTGTGTACGACCGTCTCTGGCAGCGCGTCCAGCGCGCGCTGGCAATCAGCGAGGCGCTCATTCCGCCGCCGGACGACACGTTCCGCGCCTATACCCTCGAATGGTTGACCGGTGGTGCGCGTTTTTTGATCGACGGTCAGGTTGTGCACGAAACCGACTGCGCGCCCCGTGGACCGCTCGGCTTCGTCGCCTGGGTCGATAACCAGTGGTTAATCGCCACACCGCGCGGCAGATTCGGTTGGGGGCTGCATGCCGTGCCGGGGGCGCAGTGGATGGAGATTGCGCAGGTGCAGATTGAGGGGTGA
- a CDS encoding S9 family peptidase, which translates to MTHPQIAPYGSWRSPITAALVATSGVSLSTIALDGDNIYWLEGRPAEGGRVVVVRRTADGAIADVTPQGFNVRTRVHEYGGAPYTVDQGMVYFSNFADQRLYCQRPGAAPEPITPETPWRYADFEVDRRRNRLIGVREDHSGSGEAVNTIVAISLDGAAEQRVLISGADFYANPRLSPDGQWLAWLSWNHPNMPWDAAELWVAPVREDGMPGAAERIAGGPDDAAFQPAWGPDGALFFVAERTGWWNLYRWHNGVVHALCPMEAEFGLPLWVFGARTYAVESEDRLVCTYIERGEHKMALLDVRSGNLTPLELPFSDFGFTGPRATGGRVVFVGASPAAPAALVMLDLASGALTTVRRSMEMQIDPGFISTPQVIEFPTEGGVTAFGFYYPPRNRDFLAPEGEKPPLLVLSHGGPTGATSASFDPGIQFWTSRGIAVMDVNYGGSTGFGRAYRQRLDGRWGIVDVDDCCNAAMYLAAQGLADPERLIIAGGSAGGYTTLAALTFRHVFKVGASFYGVSDLEALARDTHKFESRYLDRLVGPYPERVDIYHARSPIYHIERLNCPVIFLQGLEDKVVPPDQSERMAAALRAKGIPVAYLAFEGEQHGFRKAETIIRALEAELYFYARILGFELADPVAPIVIDNL; encoded by the coding sequence ATGACCCACCCGCAGATCGCGCCATACGGCTCGTGGCGCTCACCGATAACTGCTGCCCTGGTCGCAACATCGGGTGTTTCTCTTAGCACGATTGCGCTCGATGGCGACAACATCTACTGGCTCGAAGGGCGTCCCGCCGAGGGTGGGCGCGTGGTGGTGGTGCGACGCACCGCCGATGGCGCCATTGCCGATGTGACGCCGCAGGGTTTCAATGTGCGCACCCGCGTTCACGAATATGGAGGAGCGCCGTACACGGTTGACCAGGGTATGGTCTATTTCAGCAACTTTGCCGATCAGCGCCTCTACTGCCAGCGCCCCGGTGCAGCGCCGGAACCGATCACACCCGAAACGCCATGGCGCTATGCCGACTTCGAGGTTGATCGTCGGCGCAACCGGCTGATCGGCGTGCGTGAGGACCACTCTGGCAGCGGTGAAGCAGTCAATACGATTGTCGCCATCTCGCTCGATGGCGCTGCCGAACAGCGCGTGCTGATCAGCGGCGCAGATTTTTATGCGAATCCGCGGCTTAGTCCAGACGGCCAATGGCTGGCATGGCTTTCCTGGAACCATCCGAACATGCCATGGGACGCCGCTGAGCTGTGGGTCGCGCCGGTGCGCGAAGATGGGATGCCGGGTGCTGCCGAACGGATCGCCGGCGGTCCTGACGATGCGGCGTTTCAACCAGCGTGGGGACCGGACGGCGCGCTCTTCTTTGTCGCCGAGCGCACCGGTTGGTGGAACCTTTACCGCTGGCACAATGGTGTTGTCCACGCGCTCTGTCCGATGGAAGCCGAATTCGGTCTGCCACTCTGGGTCTTCGGCGCACGCACCTATGCTGTCGAGTCGGAGGATCGCCTGGTCTGCACGTATATCGAGCGCGGCGAGCACAAAATGGCACTGCTTGATGTCCGAAGTGGGAACCTGACGCCGCTCGAACTGCCGTTCAGCGATTTCGGGTTCACCGGTCCGCGCGCCACTGGCGGCAGAGTCGTCTTCGTTGGCGCCTCACCAGCCGCGCCTGCTGCCCTGGTCATGCTCGACCTGGCGAGTGGTGCGCTGACAACCGTTCGCCGCTCGATGGAGATGCAGATCGACCCTGGCTTTATCTCGACGCCGCAGGTGATCGAATTTCCCACCGAAGGCGGCGTGACTGCGTTCGGCTTCTATTACCCGCCGCGCAACCGTGATTTTCTGGCGCCGGAAGGCGAAAAGCCGCCGTTGCTCGTCCTGAGCCATGGAGGACCGACCGGCGCAACCTCGGCGTCATTTGATCCCGGCATTCAGTTCTGGACGAGCCGCGGCATTGCAGTGATGGATGTCAACTACGGCGGCAGCACCGGATTCGGGCGCGCCTACCGCCAGCGCCTCGACGGTCGGTGGGGCATTGTGGACGTCGACGACTGCTGCAATGCGGCGATGTACCTGGCAGCGCAGGGGCTGGCAGACCCGGAACGTCTGATCATCGCCGGCGGCAGTGCCGGCGGGTACACCACGCTGGCGGCGCTCACCTTCCGCCACGTGTTCAAAGTCGGCGCCAGTTTCTACGGCGTCAGCGACCTGGAGGCGCTGGCGCGCGACACCCATAAGTTCGAGTCGCGCTACCTCGACCGGTTGGTAGGACCATACCCGGAGCGCGTCGATATCTACCACGCGCGCTCGCCGATCTATCATATCGAGCGGCTCAACTGCCCGGTGATCTTCCTGCAAGGGCTGGAAGACAAAGTCGTACCGCCGGATCAATCCGAGCGGATGGCGGCGGCGCTGCGCGCGAAGGGCATTCCGGTCGCGTATCTGGCGTTCGAGGGCGAGCAACACGGTTTTCGTAAAGCAGAGACCATCATTCGTGCGCTGGAAGCCGAGTTATACTTCTACGCGCGTATCCTGGGGTTTGAACTCGCCGATCCGGTCGCGCCGATTGTAATCGACAATCTGTGA
- a CDS encoding lactate racemase domain-containing protein, producing the protein MDVDVAAIIHKGMASLDADGKRVLLIVPDGTRTVPLPLLFRHIHAALASRVAALDVLIALGTHQPMTTAQIDRHLGVVPKEWETTFRGVRVFNHRWDDPDTFVSVGVIPASEIETLSNGMLAVPVDVQINRMALEYDCLLICGPVFPHEVVGFSGGNKYLFPGISGREVIDVSHWLGALITSYAIIGVPGVTPVRRLIDRAAALVPTPKHCIAVVVSPENGQIGGIFTGSPEEAWQAAARLSAQMHIRYVDRPFQQVMSVVPPMYRDMWTAAKGMYKVEPVVADGGEVIIYAPHITEFSVTHGATLAAIGYHVRDYFVRQWDRFQHYPWGVLAHSTHLSGVGEYDPLHGERPRIRVTLATGISAERCVAHNVGYRDPATIDPAAWSGREAEGVLLVPKAGEMLYRLRHAGVQE; encoded by the coding sequence ATGGACGTTGACGTTGCTGCAATCATACACAAAGGCATGGCATCGCTCGATGCCGATGGAAAGCGGGTGCTGTTGATTGTGCCGGATGGCACGCGCACCGTTCCGTTGCCGCTGCTGTTTCGCCACATCCACGCAGCACTCGCGTCGCGCGTCGCTGCGCTCGATGTGCTGATCGCTCTCGGCACCCACCAACCGATGACCACAGCGCAGATTGACCGTCACCTCGGTGTGGTTCCCAAAGAGTGGGAGACGACATTTCGCGGCGTGCGCGTGTTCAATCATCGCTGGGACGACCCGGATACCTTCGTATCGGTCGGCGTTATTCCCGCATCCGAGATCGAAACATTGAGCAATGGGATGCTGGCTGTGCCTGTCGATGTGCAGATCAACCGCATGGCGCTGGAGTACGACTGTCTGCTGATCTGCGGACCGGTCTTTCCCCACGAAGTCGTCGGATTCTCTGGAGGCAACAAATATCTGTTTCCCGGCATCAGCGGACGCGAGGTGATTGACGTTTCTCACTGGCTCGGCGCACTGATCACCAGTTACGCCATTATCGGCGTGCCGGGCGTCACACCGGTGCGCCGCCTGATCGACCGCGCGGCTGCGCTCGTGCCAACGCCAAAGCATTGTATAGCAGTGGTTGTTTCACCGGAAAACGGGCAGATCGGCGGTATCTTCACCGGCTCGCCGGAAGAAGCATGGCAGGCAGCCGCGCGCCTTTCGGCGCAGATGCATATTCGTTACGTTGATCGTCCCTTCCAGCAGGTCATGTCGGTCGTGCCGCCAATGTACCGGGATATGTGGACCGCCGCCAAGGGTATGTACAAAGTCGAACCGGTAGTGGCGGATGGCGGCGAGGTGATCATCTACGCGCCGCACATCACCGAATTCAGTGTCACCCATGGCGCAACCCTGGCTGCCATCGGCTACCATGTGCGCGATTATTTCGTCCGGCAATGGGATCGCTTTCAACACTATCCGTGGGGTGTTCTGGCGCATAGCACGCATCTGTCCGGCGTCGGTGAGTACGACCCGCTCCACGGCGAACGACCGCGCATCCGGGTGACGCTGGCGACCGGCATTTCAGCGGAACGCTGCGTGGCGCACAATGTTGGCTATCGCGACCCGGCGACGATTGATCCCGCCGCCTGGTCCGGGCGCGAGGCGGAGGGTGTGCTCCTCGTCCCGAAAGCCGGAGAGATGCTCTATCGGCTGCGTCACGCCGGTGTGCAGGAATAA